A single genomic interval of Agarivorans aestuarii harbors:
- a CDS encoding DUF494 family protein produces MFDILMYLFETYIHSDVELLMDHDELTEELSRAGFHKEEIYKALDWLEQLAALQDSDKQPYLNPSEIPSLRVYTAPEIAKLDVPCRGFLLFLEQMKVLNAETREMVIDRVMELDGPELELEDLKWVILMVLFNVPGSESAYQQMEELLFDLGDGPLH; encoded by the coding sequence ATGTTTGATATCCTCATGTATCTGTTCGAAACCTACATTCATAGTGATGTAGAGCTGTTGATGGATCACGATGAGCTTACAGAAGAGCTCAGTCGCGCAGGGTTTCATAAAGAAGAAATCTATAAGGCACTAGATTGGTTGGAGCAGCTTGCAGCCTTGCAAGATAGCGACAAACAGCCTTATTTAAATCCTTCGGAGATTCCCTCATTACGGGTGTATACCGCACCAGAAATTGCCAAGTTGGATGTACCGTGCCGAGGCTTTTTACTGTTCTTAGAGCAGATGAAGGTACTTAACGCGGAAACCCGTGAAATGGTGATTGACCGCGTAATGGAACTTGATGGACCAGAGTTAGAACTGGAAGATTTAAAATGGGTCATCTTAATGGTGCTATTTAATGTTCCGGGCAGTGAGTCGGCTTATCAGCAAATGGAAGAGTTATTATTCGATTTGGGTGATGGTCCGCTGCACTAA
- the trkA gene encoding Trk system potassium transporter TrkA produces MKIIILGAGQVGGTLAENLVGEKSDITLVDTNQDRLRELQDKFDLQVVFGHAAHPSVLREAGAHDADMLVAVTNSDETNMAACQIAYTLFNTPNKVARIRSEELLAEKEALFCNEAVPLDHLIAPEQLVTDYISRLIDYPGALQVMQFARGRVGLVAIKAYYGGPLVGNALSVLRDHMPDIETRVAAIFRQGRAIRPQGTTVIEADDEVFFVAASDHIRKVMAELQKLEKPYRRLMIVGGGNIGAALAKRLESQYSVKLIERNQRRAEQLAEMLNNTIVFCGDASDQELLSEENIEQVDVFIAVTNDDEANIMSAMLAKRMGAKKVMVLIQRGAYVELVQGGTIDIAISPQQATISALLTHVRRADIVNVYSLRRGAAEAIEAIAHGDKNTSKVVGRSIGELKLPPGTTIGAVVRGNEVIIAHDDTKIEQDDHVVMFLVDKKFIPEVERLFQPSPFFL; encoded by the coding sequence ATGAAAATCATTATTCTTGGAGCGGGCCAAGTAGGTGGCACGTTAGCGGAAAACTTAGTGGGTGAAAAATCTGATATCACCCTAGTAGATACTAATCAAGACCGCCTACGAGAGCTGCAAGATAAGTTTGATTTACAAGTAGTGTTTGGTCATGCCGCCCACCCCAGCGTATTACGCGAAGCGGGGGCACACGACGCCGACATGCTGGTTGCTGTAACTAACAGCGACGAAACCAATATGGCCGCTTGCCAAATTGCTTACACCCTTTTCAATACCCCCAACAAGGTTGCGCGAATTCGCTCGGAAGAGTTACTGGCCGAGAAAGAAGCGCTGTTTTGTAATGAAGCTGTGCCGCTTGACCATCTGATTGCTCCCGAGCAACTGGTTACCGACTACATTAGCCGCTTAATTGATTACCCAGGCGCATTGCAGGTCATGCAATTTGCCCGAGGCCGGGTTGGCTTGGTGGCGATTAAAGCCTATTACGGAGGCCCGTTGGTGGGCAATGCCTTGTCGGTATTGCGCGACCACATGCCCGATATCGAAACGCGAGTTGCGGCTATTTTCCGTCAAGGCCGAGCCATTCGCCCACAAGGCACCACGGTGATTGAAGCCGACGACGAAGTATTTTTTGTTGCAGCCAGTGACCACATTCGCAAAGTAATGGCCGAGCTACAGAAGCTTGAGAAGCCCTACCGACGCTTAATGATTGTTGGTGGTGGTAACATTGGCGCAGCGCTAGCTAAGCGTTTAGAGAGCCAATACAGCGTTAAACTGATTGAACGTAACCAACGCCGCGCCGAGCAACTGGCAGAAATGCTCAACAATACAATTGTGTTTTGTGGCGATGCTTCCGATCAAGAGTTGCTCAGCGAAGAAAACATCGAACAAGTTGACGTATTTATTGCCGTAACCAACGATGACGAAGCCAACATTATGTCGGCCATGCTTGCCAAGCGAATGGGTGCCAAAAAGGTGATGGTGCTGATTCAACGAGGCGCTTATGTGGAACTGGTGCAAGGCGGTACAATTGATATTGCTATCTCACCACAACAAGCCACTATCTCCGCCCTGCTTACTCACGTTCGCCGGGCCGATATTGTTAATGTTTACTCACTGCGTCGCGGTGCTGCCGAAGCCATTGAAGCGATCGCCCATGGTGACAAAAATACTTCTAAGGTAGTGGGCCGCAGCATTGGCGAACTTAAGTTGCCACCAGGCACCACGATTGGTGCGGTTGTGCGTGGCAACGAAGTGATTATTGCTCACGACGATACCAAAATTGAACAAGACGACCACGTAGTGATGTTCTTAGTGGATAAGAAGTTTATCCCTGAAGTAGAACGCTTATTCCAGCCTAGCCCTTTCTTCTTATAG
- the dprA gene encoding DNA-processing protein DprA has protein sequence MLPNLSVVQYLTLAGVPRFSVARLQAALSQCSVEQLFAADASQLAAWQFSPPQISALLQPKQARIEQALAWLEQDDCHLLGCFDPRYPECLRNIQRPPLLLFVRGNPALLDKPQLAIVGSRHASVSGLNHAKRFAQQIAEQGVTITSGMALGIDAAAHKGALLAKPDATIAVVATGLDRVYPKRHQALAHQISEQGAIVSEFWPGTAAKANHFPRRNRIISGLSLATLVVQAGLPSGSLLTANYAAEQGRDVFAMPGSIDDPLHAGCHHLIQQGAKLVTCPVDIIEELGAFSGQSALPLHAVEQNMQEQDLPYRQLLDNVAYETTTIDDLVLSTQQPVDAVLAQLTELEILGVVAVVPGGYVKLRRN, from the coding sequence TTGCTACCGAACTTATCGGTAGTTCAATATCTTACACTTGCAGGCGTGCCCCGTTTCTCGGTGGCGCGTTTGCAAGCTGCTTTAAGCCAATGCAGTGTCGAGCAGCTATTTGCTGCTGATGCCAGCCAATTGGCTGCTTGGCAATTTAGCCCTCCGCAAATTTCTGCACTACTGCAACCCAAACAGGCGCGCATTGAACAAGCACTAGCCTGGCTTGAACAAGACGATTGCCATTTATTGGGGTGTTTTGACCCGCGCTACCCCGAATGCTTACGCAATATCCAGCGTCCTCCTTTGTTGCTATTTGTGCGCGGTAATCCCGCACTGTTAGATAAACCTCAGTTAGCAATAGTCGGTAGTCGTCATGCTAGTGTTTCGGGTTTAAATCATGCCAAGCGTTTTGCTCAGCAAATCGCAGAGCAAGGAGTCACCATTACCAGTGGCATGGCTCTAGGGATTGATGCAGCGGCTCACAAAGGGGCGCTGTTAGCAAAACCTGATGCCACTATTGCCGTTGTGGCAACGGGTTTAGATAGGGTATATCCAAAGCGTCACCAGGCGCTAGCGCATCAAATTAGCGAGCAGGGCGCAATTGTGAGCGAGTTTTGGCCCGGTACAGCCGCCAAAGCCAATCATTTTCCACGGCGTAATCGCATTATCAGTGGCTTAAGTTTGGCAACCTTAGTGGTGCAAGCGGGGTTACCCAGTGGCTCTTTACTCACTGCGAATTACGCCGCTGAACAAGGCCGTGATGTATTTGCCATGCCGGGTTCTATTGATGATCCCCTGCATGCCGGTTGTCATCATTTGATTCAACAAGGAGCTAAATTGGTGACTTGTCCGGTCGATATAATAGAAGAGTTAGGCGCCTTTTCTGGTCAATCTGCTTTGCCGTTGCATGCGGTGGAGCAAAATATGCAAGAACAAGATTTGCCTTATCGGCAATTGTTGGATAACGTAGCTTATGAGACTACAACAATTGATGATTTAGTCTTAAGCACTCAACAACCTGTTGATGCTGTACTGGCTCAGTTAACTGAGTTAGAGATATTGGGTGTTGTGGCCGTTGTGCCAGGTGGTTACGTCAAGCTGAGGAGGAACTAA
- a CDS encoding YnbE family lipoprotein → MDRRYFFFPLVLVLGLAACTPKVEVAVDKPITVNLNVKIDHEIRVRVDKQLDDLFSDESGLF, encoded by the coding sequence ATGGATAGACGATACTTCTTCTTCCCCCTAGTTTTGGTGTTAGGCCTTGCGGCTTGCACACCCAAAGTAGAGGTAGCGGTAGATAAGCCGATTACGGTCAATCTTAATGTAAAAATTGATCATGAAATTCGAGTTCGCGTAGATAAGCAACTTGATGATTTATTTAGCGACGAAAGCGGACTGTTTTAG
- a CDS encoding YdbL family protein produces MKRNSWILALLLSLSFSVAALELGEAKSNGWVGEQTNGLLGVVSHNAEVKALVDGINQKRLAKYKQIAKENGLSEQQVAALAGKKAIERSDSGAYIQSPSGDWVKKP; encoded by the coding sequence ATGAAAAGGAATAGTTGGATACTGGCCTTACTGTTAAGCCTGAGCTTTTCTGTAGCGGCCTTAGAACTTGGCGAAGCTAAGAGCAATGGTTGGGTGGGCGAGCAAACTAACGGCTTGCTTGGCGTTGTTAGTCATAACGCAGAAGTGAAAGCCCTCGTTGATGGCATTAATCAAAAACGCTTGGCCAAATATAAGCAAATTGCTAAAGAGAATGGTTTAAGCGAGCAACAAGTGGCAGCGCTGGCGGGTAAAAAGGCCATTGAACGCAGTGATAGTGGCGCTTATATTCAATCTCCCTCGGGCGATTGGGTGAAGAAACCTTAA
- a CDS encoding LysM peptidoglycan-binding domain-containing protein → MKGKKLVWLWASLLFLVGGAIADTLKLKEDFPEVYVVKKGDTLWDISALYLHSPWLWPRLWQFNPQVENPHLIYPGDRLSLVYEDGEPRLVRKRIVKVTPKARIEEKASPIPTVPLASISAFLSHDHIADDDMLKGAPYVLGDNDAQSRIAIGRAMYARGETKPGQYYGIYRIADKYYDPETKEELGQVLNFIGVGVSERQHEDNITQFKVTQVLKEIRQGDIMLELPDQDRLPAYFIPNNKQMESSGYILSAATDTSVMSRYDVVVINKGTRDNVEPGDMFAIAQPGKVMIDKVRRKSYEETANHFDRAFNSDDERVSLPNEKVGELMVFKSYEKLSYAIITDSKVILRPHYLVENL, encoded by the coding sequence ATGAAAGGGAAAAAATTAGTTTGGCTTTGGGCCTCTTTGTTGTTTTTAGTGGGAGGTGCTATTGCTGACACACTGAAACTAAAGGAGGATTTTCCCGAAGTCTATGTGGTGAAAAAAGGCGATACCTTATGGGATATCTCAGCCTTATATTTGCACTCTCCGTGGCTTTGGCCGCGCTTGTGGCAATTCAACCCGCAAGTTGAGAATCCTCACCTGATTTACCCAGGTGACCGCTTATCATTAGTATATGAAGACGGTGAGCCACGTTTAGTGCGTAAACGTATTGTAAAAGTTACACCTAAGGCGCGTATAGAGGAGAAGGCCAGCCCAATCCCAACGGTACCGCTGGCTTCAATTAGTGCCTTTTTGTCTCACGATCATATTGCCGACGACGATATGCTGAAAGGTGCACCTTACGTATTGGGCGACAATGATGCGCAGTCGCGTATTGCCATTGGCCGTGCAATGTATGCCCGTGGTGAGACTAAGCCTGGTCAATACTACGGCATCTACCGCATTGCTGATAAATACTATGATCCGGAAACTAAAGAAGAGCTAGGCCAGGTGCTTAACTTTATTGGTGTTGGGGTGTCAGAGCGTCAGCATGAAGACAACATCACCCAGTTTAAGGTGACCCAAGTATTAAAAGAAATTCGCCAAGGCGATATTATGCTGGAGTTGCCAGACCAAGATCGTTTACCGGCTTATTTCATTCCAAATAACAAACAGATGGAAAGCAGTGGCTACATTCTTTCTGCCGCTACCGATACCTCGGTAATGAGCCGTTACGATGTAGTGGTGATTAACAAAGGTACCCGCGATAACGTTGAACCAGGCGATATGTTTGCCATAGCGCAACCAGGTAAAGTGATGATTGATAAAGTAAGGCGTAAGTCTTACGAAGAAACTGCTAATCACTTCGACCGTGCTTTTAATAGTGACGATGAGAGAGTATCGCTACCTAACGAGAAAGTCGGTGAGCTGATGGTATTTAAGAGTTACGAAAAACTGAGCTATGCGATTATTACCGACAGCAAAGTGATTCTTCGCCCGCACTATTTGGTGGAGAACCTATAG
- a CDS encoding TrkH family potassium uptake protein encodes MMIAPDLRPIMFVTGLVLSKLSLLMLAPLALGMAYDEPDYVEFFYTIVVTQTVAFALIRWGKKPNFKLSVRGMFLLTTTVWLIACIFGALPLYRIDHISFTDAFFETMSGLTTTGSTVLAGLDDMPKSALLWRSMLQWIGGIGFIVLSVAILPFLNVGGMRLFQTESSDWSDKNTPKTKNVASNMLKVYLLLSILCAGAYHLTGMDWFEAINHAMTTISTGGYSTSDESMAHFSNASHWVGSVFMLLGGLPFLLLVQSLRHKDPRYIWRDAQVRGFVSLILIVGGMMSIWLWLHGTFPLLDALRISIFNIISIVTTTGYGLTDFSHWGSFTTVLFIFLMLVGACSGSTSGGIKIFRFQLASGLFSRQLKQLVHPNGIYPHRYNGRVVSEQHIRSLVAFIFAFFFTLILLASGLALLGLDPITALSGAMTALANVGPGLGRVIGPDHNFHLLPDSAKWLLSLGMLLGRLEVLTVLVLFLPAYWRYR; translated from the coding sequence ATGATGATTGCCCCCGATCTTCGGCCCATCATGTTTGTAACGGGTTTAGTATTGTCTAAACTCAGCCTGCTCATGCTTGCTCCTTTAGCCTTGGGCATGGCTTATGATGAGCCAGATTACGTTGAGTTTTTCTACACGATTGTCGTCACCCAGACGGTTGCTTTTGCCTTAATTCGCTGGGGTAAAAAACCCAACTTTAAGCTCTCGGTACGGGGGATGTTTTTACTCACCACTACGGTGTGGTTAATTGCCTGTATTTTTGGCGCGCTGCCACTGTATCGAATTGACCATATTAGCTTCACCGATGCCTTTTTTGAGACCATGTCAGGGCTTACCACTACTGGCTCTACGGTGCTGGCCGGTTTAGATGACATGCCCAAAAGCGCCTTGTTGTGGCGCTCTATGCTGCAATGGATTGGTGGAATTGGTTTCATCGTTTTAAGCGTGGCGATTTTACCCTTTCTGAACGTTGGCGGCATGCGCTTGTTCCAAACCGAATCCTCGGATTGGTCAGACAAAAATACACCCAAAACCAAGAATGTAGCCAGCAACATGCTCAAGGTGTATCTGCTGCTATCCATTTTGTGTGCCGGCGCTTATCACTTAACGGGCATGGATTGGTTTGAAGCAATTAACCATGCAATGACCACCATCTCTACCGGCGGCTATTCCACCTCCGATGAGTCGATGGCTCATTTTAGTAATGCCAGCCATTGGGTCGGCAGTGTATTTATGTTACTCGGCGGCCTGCCCTTTTTGCTGTTAGTACAATCACTTCGCCATAAAGATCCGCGCTATATTTGGCGAGATGCCCAAGTAAGAGGCTTTGTAAGCCTAATCTTGATTGTTGGCGGCATGATGAGTATCTGGCTTTGGTTGCATGGCACTTTTCCGCTGCTAGATGCGCTGCGTATCAGTATTTTTAATATCATTTCCATAGTAACTACCACCGGTTATGGCTTAACCGACTTTAGTCACTGGGGGAGCTTCACCACGGTATTGTTTATCTTTCTAATGCTGGTTGGGGCCTGTTCAGGTTCAACTTCGGGGGGGATAAAAATCTTCCGTTTTCAACTGGCCAGCGGTTTGTTTTCGCGCCAACTTAAACAGCTGGTTCATCCCAACGGGATTTATCCACACCGCTACAACGGCCGGGTGGTAAGCGAGCAGCATATTCGCTCACTGGTGGCCTTTATCTTTGCCTTTTTCTTTACTTTAATTTTGCTAGCTAGCGGCTTAGCCTTGTTGGGTTTAGACCCAATAACCGCTTTGTCTGGGGCAATGACCGCCTTAGCTAACGTAGGTCCAGGCTTGGGCAGAGTGATTGGGCCCGACCATAACTTTCATCTGTTACCAGATTCAGCCAAGTGGCTGCTGTCTTTAGGCATGTTATTGGGAAGGCTAGAAGTATTAACTGTGCTGGTATTGTTTTTACCTGCTTACTGGCGTTACCGTTAG
- the fmt gene encoding methionyl-tRNA formyltransferase translates to MTPLRIIFAGTPDFAARHLSALIASDHQVVAAYTQPDRPAGRGKKLQASPVKQLALEHNIAVFQPENFKSGEAQQQLAELSADLMVVVAYGLLLPQVILDTPRLGCINVHGSLLPRWRGAAPIQRSIWAGDSHSGVTIMQMDIGLDTGDMLLLDEVEIAKDETSASLYDKLADVGPHSLVKALDGLAKGELSAEAQDDSQANYAKKLSKAEACIDWQQDAEFIERCIRAFNPWPVSYFTLGDKNIKVWQASVLEHSGQQTPGTIIAADKHGIVVATGKDALRLEQIQIPGKKALAAADVLNARKEWFELGSKLESANG, encoded by the coding sequence ATGACGCCATTGCGGATCATCTTTGCCGGCACGCCCGACTTCGCGGCGCGCCACCTAAGCGCATTAATTGCCAGTGACCACCAAGTGGTTGCAGCCTACACCCAGCCAGATCGTCCTGCTGGGCGGGGTAAAAAACTACAAGCTAGTCCCGTAAAGCAGCTGGCACTTGAGCACAACATTGCAGTTTTCCAACCAGAAAACTTTAAGAGTGGAGAAGCGCAACAGCAGTTGGCAGAGCTAAGCGCCGATTTAATGGTGGTAGTGGCTTACGGTTTGCTGCTGCCACAAGTTATTCTAGATACACCGCGTTTAGGCTGCATTAATGTGCATGGTTCTTTATTGCCTCGTTGGCGAGGTGCTGCGCCAATTCAACGCTCAATTTGGGCGGGTGATAGCCACTCAGGCGTAACCATCATGCAAATGGACATTGGCTTAGATACCGGCGACATGCTGTTATTGGATGAAGTAGAAATAGCCAAAGATGAAACCAGCGCCTCACTCTACGACAAGCTGGCGGACGTAGGCCCGCACTCGCTGGTTAAAGCGCTAGACGGCTTAGCTAAGGGTGAACTTAGTGCCGAAGCGCAAGACGATAGCCAAGCTAACTACGCCAAAAAGCTGAGCAAAGCTGAAGCATGTATCGATTGGCAACAAGACGCAGAGTTTATCGAGCGCTGCATTCGCGCCTTTAATCCTTGGCCGGTGAGTTACTTCACCCTAGGCGACAAAAATATCAAAGTATGGCAAGCCAGTGTGCTTGAGCACTCTGGTCAGCAAACGCCGGGCACAATCATCGCAGCCGATAAACACGGCATTGTGGTGGCCACAGGTAAAGATGCTTTACGCCTTGAGCAAATTCAGATCCCAGGTAAAAAAGCCTTAGCCGCAGCCGATGTGCTAAATGCTCGAAAAGAATGGTTTGAACTCGGTTCTAAGCTGGAGAGCGCCAATGGCTGA
- a CDS encoding DNA topoisomerase family protein: MSKIDPKLFSAHEHALEKEYDVCPKCGGELQHRNSKSGPFLGCSQYPSCDYSRALHQQDHSLDKVLPGTECPECGEELMLRQGRYGMFIGCSAFPSCQHIESAQPQAQSTPEISCPSCNKGKLAARQSRYGKTFYACNAYPKCSYAVNDQPIAKPCPDCGWKLLVLKKTAAGKREVCPQKACSYKSAPLVEA, from the coding sequence ATGTCTAAGATCGATCCAAAGTTATTTTCTGCCCACGAACACGCCTTAGAAAAAGAATACGACGTTTGCCCAAAATGTGGTGGCGAACTACAGCATCGCAACAGTAAATCTGGACCGTTTTTAGGTTGCAGCCAATATCCCAGTTGTGACTATAGCCGTGCCTTGCATCAGCAAGATCATTCTTTAGATAAAGTGCTGCCTGGGACCGAGTGTCCAGAATGTGGTGAAGAGTTAATGCTGCGCCAAGGACGTTACGGGATGTTCATTGGCTGTAGCGCTTTCCCTAGTTGTCAGCATATTGAATCGGCTCAACCGCAGGCGCAAAGCACACCTGAAATAAGCTGCCCCTCATGCAATAAAGGTAAGTTAGCGGCTAGGCAGTCGCGTTATGGCAAAACCTTTTATGCCTGCAACGCTTACCCTAAATGCTCCTATGCAGTGAATGATCAGCCTATCGCCAAGCCTTGCCCGGATTGTGGTTGGAAGTTATTAGTCTTAAAGAAAACAGCAGCTGGTAAGCGAGAAGTTTGTCCGCAAAAAGCCTGCAGTTATAAAAGCGCGCCTTTGGTGGAGGCTTAA
- the rsmB gene encoding 16S rRNA (cytosine(967)-C(5))-methyltransferase RsmB yields the protein MAEQPKTKQINARAAAANILYQVVDQGQSLSQMLPRVLPQVVARDHALVKELCFGVLRWLPRFEAVLQQLMDKPLKGKTRNGHFLLMVGLYQLFYMRVPAHAAVSETVSATSQLKLHSLKKLVNGVLRNAERQREQLEPQLTANDSLQYCHPSWISKRLKAAYPEQWAQILEANNQHAPMWIRVNALQGERDAYQAELAALEISSQSSTLAQQALCLDKAQPVHKLPRFAEGASSVQDGAAQMAASLLDAQAGERVLDACAAPGGKTCHILELQPSLSELVAVDTEQTRLNRVTENLERIGLKATLHCNDASKPERWNDQAFDRILLDAPCSATGVIRRHPDIKWLRRDSDIAELVKLQKEILEALWQQLKPGGVMLYATCSVLPDENSQQIAAFLQQTDDAELMPINPDETAAQPGWQLLPGNNNMDGFYYARLRKTTA from the coding sequence ATGGCTGAGCAGCCAAAAACCAAACAGATTAACGCCCGCGCCGCAGCTGCAAATATTTTGTATCAAGTGGTGGACCAAGGTCAGTCGCTTAGCCAAATGTTGCCGCGGGTATTGCCTCAAGTTGTCGCCCGCGATCATGCCCTAGTAAAAGAGTTGTGTTTTGGGGTACTACGCTGGTTACCGCGTTTTGAAGCGGTACTACAACAGCTGATGGATAAACCCTTAAAGGGTAAAACTCGCAACGGCCACTTCTTGCTGATGGTAGGTTTATACCAACTATTTTATATGCGAGTTCCGGCCCACGCAGCTGTGTCTGAAACCGTATCAGCCACCAGCCAGTTAAAGCTACATAGCCTTAAAAAACTGGTGAACGGTGTACTACGCAATGCCGAACGCCAGCGCGAGCAATTGGAGCCACAACTCACTGCCAACGACAGTTTGCAATATTGCCACCCCAGCTGGATAAGCAAGCGTTTAAAGGCGGCTTATCCCGAGCAATGGGCACAAATACTCGAGGCCAATAACCAACACGCTCCAATGTGGATACGAGTTAACGCCCTTCAAGGTGAACGAGATGCTTACCAAGCGGAATTAGCCGCTCTAGAGATCTCCAGCCAAAGCTCTACACTGGCGCAGCAAGCTTTGTGTTTAGATAAAGCGCAGCCCGTACACAAATTACCTCGCTTCGCCGAAGGCGCTAGTTCAGTACAAGATGGCGCAGCGCAAATGGCGGCCAGCTTATTAGACGCTCAAGCTGGAGAGCGAGTATTAGATGCTTGCGCCGCACCGGGCGGAAAAACCTGTCACATCCTCGAACTGCAACCTTCACTAAGTGAACTAGTTGCGGTCGATACCGAACAAACACGCTTAAATCGAGTAACCGAGAATTTAGAGCGTATCGGCCTTAAGGCCACTTTGCATTGTAATGATGCCAGTAAACCAGAGCGCTGGAATGACCAAGCTTTCGACCGCATTTTGCTAGACGCTCCTTGCTCGGCAACCGGTGTTATTCGCCGTCATCCAGACATTAAGTGGCTGCGCCGTGACAGTGACATTGCCGAACTAGTAAAACTGCAGAAAGAGATTTTAGAGGCGCTTTGGCAACAGCTAAAACCTGGCGGCGTGATGCTTTACGCAACCTGCTCGGTATTGCCAGATGAAAATAGCCAACAAATCGCGGCATTTTTGCAACAAACCGATGATGCTGAATTAATGCCAATTAACCCAGATGAAACAGCAGCTCAACCTGGATGGCAACTTTTACCCGGCAACAATAACATGGATGGTTTTTATTATGCTCGACTTCGGAAAACCACCGCTTAG
- a CDS encoding DUF1820 family protein: MSQLYRVNFICNGKTYELYAKHVNQASLFGFIEVGDFVFDARAQLVVDPSEEKLKTEFSGVNRTMVPMHNILRIDEVDKLGKSKIHEASNITPFPSAIYTPKP, from the coding sequence ATGTCACAGCTGTATCGAGTGAATTTCATCTGTAACGGCAAAACCTACGAGCTGTATGCTAAACACGTCAATCAAGCCAGTTTATTTGGCTTTATTGAAGTGGGTGACTTTGTATTTGATGCTCGCGCCCAGTTGGTCGTTGACCCCAGCGAAGAAAAGTTAAAGACAGAGTTCTCTGGAGTAAATCGCACCATGGTACCTATGCATAACATCTTACGAATTGATGAAGTGGACAAACTAGGTAAATCTAAAATCCATGAAGCCAGCAACATAACGCCCTTTCCTTCTGCCATTTACACGCCTAAACCATGA
- the def gene encoding peptide deformylase produces MAVLEVLRFPDERLRTIAQPVNNIDDKVKTIIENMFETMYQEEGVGLAATQVNIHQQIVVIDVSDTRDQRLALINPEIIETDGEALNEEGCLSVPEYRAQVPRAEKITVKSLDADGNEQVFEAEGLLAICVQHELDHLKGKLFIDYLSPLKRQRVKTKLEKLARRQ; encoded by the coding sequence ATGGCTGTACTTGAAGTATTGCGTTTTCCTGATGAACGCCTGCGTACTATAGCGCAACCCGTTAATAATATTGACGATAAAGTTAAAACTATAATCGAAAACATGTTTGAAACCATGTATCAAGAGGAAGGAGTTGGCCTAGCTGCGACACAGGTCAACATTCACCAGCAAATTGTAGTGATTGACGTATCAGATACGCGAGATCAACGACTTGCGTTAATTAACCCTGAAATCATCGAAACTGATGGTGAAGCCTTAAATGAAGAAGGTTGTTTATCGGTTCCCGAGTATCGCGCCCAAGTGCCAAGAGCAGAAAAGATTACCGTAAAATCTTTAGACGCCGACGGTAATGAGCAAGTATTTGAAGCCGAGGGCCTATTGGCAATTTGTGTACAACATGAATTAGACCACCTTAAAGGTAAGTTATTTATCGATTACTTGTCGCCACTTAAGCGCCAGCGAGTAAAAACTAAACTCGAAAAACTTGCTCGCCGCCAGTAA
- a CDS encoding SirB2 family protein, whose amino-acid sequence MLEYYPMVKHLHMSLAMLSILGFIFRWILALFGSSLLKRTWLKVLPHIIDTGLLVAAILLCVMLQQYPIAQDWLTAKVVLLVVYIVLGMFALKRAPNQLVRLLAGLAAIAVFAQLLVVAFSRSPLGLFA is encoded by the coding sequence ATGCTCGAGTACTATCCAATGGTGAAACACCTGCATATGAGCTTGGCAATGCTAAGCATATTAGGCTTTATTTTTCGCTGGATTCTTGCCTTATTCGGTTCGTCATTACTCAAGCGCACTTGGTTAAAAGTGCTACCGCATATTATTGATACAGGCTTGCTCGTCGCGGCTATTTTGCTCTGCGTGATGCTACAACAATATCCAATAGCTCAAGATTGGCTGACAGCTAAAGTAGTGCTATTGGTGGTGTATATTGTATTAGGGATGTTTGCCCTTAAGCGAGCGCCAAATCAGCTAGTGAGATTATTGGCGGGTTTAGCTGCTATTGCTGTATTTGCTCAGCTCTTGGTAGTGGCTTTTAGTCGCTCACCCTTGGGTTTGTTTGCTTAG